One segment of Mus caroli chromosome 6, CAROLI_EIJ_v1.1, whole genome shotgun sequence DNA contains the following:
- the Ncapd2 gene encoding condensin complex subunit 1, with product MYNVHKQSPVGAFQSAFRAQGPLAILEHFDTVYSILHVWKLGYVKKANETNPQILPLTVVSRHSQELSSILDDAALSGSDRSAHLNALKMNCYALIRLLESFENMTSQTSLIDLDIGGKGKRARAKATLGFDWEEERQPVLQLLTQLLQLDIRHLWNHSAIEEEFVSLVTGCCYRLLENPTISHQKNRSTKEAIAHLLGVALVRYNHMLSATVKIIQMLQHFEHLPXVLVTAVTLWATDYGMKSIVGEIVREIGQKCPQELSRDTAGAKGFAAFLTELAERIPTVLMANMCILLDHLDGENYMMRNAVLAAIAEMVLQVLNGDQLEESARETRDQFLDILQAHGHDVNSFVRSRVLQLFARIVQQKALPLTRFQAVVALAVGRLADKSVLVCKNAIQLLASFLANNPFSCKLSDIDLAGPLQKEIQKLQEMRAQRRSATATAALDPXEEWDAMLPELKSTLQQLLKLPQEEGDHQIADAETAEGVKGRIXQLLAKASYKQAIILAREATSRFXXSEPFSHTEPEXNGFLNLLGLIFKVVQEVIEFFVMVFQFGVPQALFGVRRMLPLIWSKEPGVREAVLSAYRQLYLNPKGDSARAKAQTLIHNLSLLLVDASVGTIQCLEEILCEFVQKDEIKPAVIQLLWERATEKVPCSPLERCSSVMLLGMMARGKPEIVGSNLDTLVRVGLDEKSPQDYRLAQQVCLAIANISDRRKPSLGERHPPFRLPQEHRLFERLQDMVTKGFAHPDPLWIPFKEVAVTLTYQLAEGPDVLCAQMLQSCAKQVLEKLEKNATEADPKETAPRLPTFLLMNLLSLAGDVALQQLVHLEQAVSGELGRRRVLREEQEHRAKEPKEKVREWPGASLLSIPSALDTPFQGSLLLTERQYRDLAYCMSQLPLTERGLHKMLDNFECFGDKLLDESVFGAFLSIVGKLRRGAKPEGKVSGPVRFRGKLSAEMTEEETPKRTTPIRRASGQRHRS from the exons TGTTTGGAAGTTGGGTTATGTGAAGAAAGCCAATGAGACCAACCCCCAGATTCTGCCCCTCACAGTGGTATCCCGCCACTCCCAGGAACTGTCGTCCATCCTGGATGATGCAGCTCTGAGTGGATCAGATAGAAGCGCCCACCTAAATGCCCTCAAAATGAACTGCTATGCCCTGATCCGCCTTTTGGAGTCCTTTGAGAATATGACCAGCCAGACAAGCCTCATTGACCTGGACATTGGTGGGAAG GGTAAGAGAGCCCGGGCCAAAGCAACCCTTGGCTTtgactgggaggaagagaggcaacCAGTTCTTCAGCTTTTAACACAGCTGCTCCAGCTGGACATCCGTCACCTATGGAACCACTCAGCAATTGAAGAAGAATTTGTCAG tttggttacTGGGTGTTGCTACCGCCTTTTGGAGAATCCCACCATTAGTCACCAGAAGAACCGCTCCACCAAGGAGGCCATAGCACACCTGCTTGGGGTGGCCTTGGTCCGCTACAACCATATGCTCA GTGCCACTGTGAAGATCATCCAGATGCTGCAGCACTTTGAGCACCTGCCCNCTGTGCTGGTGACAGCCGTGACTCTGTGGGCAACAGACTACGGGATGAAGAGCATAGTGGGAGAGATTGTAAG AGAGATTGGACAGAAGTGTCCACAGGAGCTGAGTCGAGACACAGCAGGGGCAAAGGGCTTTGCGGCTTTCCTCACTGAGCTAGCAGAGCGAATCCCAACTGTCCTGATGGCCAACATGTGCATTCTGCTAGACCATCTGGATGGAGAG aattaCATGATGCGCAATGCTGTGTTAGCAGCTATAGCCGAGATGGTACTACAGGTTCTAAATGGTGACCAGCTCGAAGAATCGGCTCGAGAAACCAGAGATCAGTTCTTGGACATCTTGCAAGCTCATGGCCATGATGTGAACTCTTTTGTTCGGAGCCGTGTTTTGCAGCTCTTTGCCCGAATTGTCCAACAGAAG GCACTCCCCCTGACCCgtttccaggcagtggtggccttgGCAGTGGGACGGCTGGCAGACAAGTCAGTGCTAGTGTGTAAAAATGCCATTCAGCTGCTGGCCAGCTTTCTAGCNAATAATCCCTTTTCCTGCAAG CTTAGTGATATCGACCTTGCTGGACCACTGCAGAAGGAGATTCAAAAATTACAAGAAATGCGAGCCCAGAGGCGAAGTGCAACTGCGA CTGCAGCACTAGACCCCGANGAGGAGTGGGACGCCATGTTGCCAGAATTGAAGTCGACCCTGCAGCAGCTCCTGAAACTTCCCCAGGAAGAGGGAGATCATCAAATTGCTGATGCAGAGACTGCAGAGGGGGTGAAAGGACGCATCCNCCAACTGCTTGCCAAAGCAAGTTACAA ACAGGCTATTATTCTCGCTCGGGAAGCTACCAGTCGCTTCCNGGANTCTGAACCCTTCAGTCACACAGAGCCAGAGGANAACGGCTTCCTGAATCTCTTGGGACTCATCTTCAAAG TGGTGCAGGAGGTGATTGAGTTCTTTGTGATGGTATTCCAATTTGGGGTACCTCAGGCCCTGTTTGGGGTACGCCGCATGCTGCCTCTCATCTGGTCTAAGGAGCCTGGTGTCCGGGAAGCCGTGCTTAGTGCATACCGCCAACTCTACCTCAACCCGAAAGGGGACTCGGCCAG AGCCAAGGCGCAGACTTTGATTCACAACCTCTCGCTGTTGTTAGTGGATGCCTCCGTCGGGACCATTCAGTGTCTTGAGGAAATT CTGTGTGAGTTTGTGCAGAAGGATGAGATAAAGCCAGCGGTGATCCAGCTGCTGTGGGAGCGGGCAACGGAGAAGGTGCCATGTTCTCCTCTGGAGCGCTGCTCCTCTGTTATGCTTCTTGGCATGATGGCACG AGGAAAACCGGAGATTGTAGGAAGCAACTTAGACACCCTGGTGAGGGTGGGGCTGGATGAGAAGTCTCCCCAGGACTACAGGCTGGCCCAACAGGTGTGCCTTGCCATTGCTAACATCTCGGACAGGAGGAAG CCTTCCCTGGGTGAGCGCCACCCTCCCTTCCGGCTGCCTCAGGAGCACAGGTTGTTTGAGCGACTTCAGGATATGGTCACAAAGG gCTTTGCACACCCAGATCCCCTCTGGATCCCATTCAAAGAAGTAGCAGTGACCCTGACCTACCAGTTGGCAGAGGGCCCTGATGTGCTCTGTGCCCAGATGTTGCAAAGCTGTGCCAAGCAAGTCTTGGAGAAGCTTGAGAAGAACGCCACTGAGGCAGACCCTA aGGAAACAGCCCCTAGGCTCCCCACATTCCTGCTGATGAACCTGCTGTCcctggctggggatgtggctctaCAGCAGCTGGTGCATTTAGAACAGGCAGTGAGTGGAGAGCTGGGTCGGCGGCGAGTTCTGCGAGAGGAGCAGGAGCACAGGGCCAAGGAGCCCAAGGAGAAGGTGCGTGAGTGGCCAGGGGCATCCCTGCTTTCCATACCCTCAGCTCTGGACACGCCTTTCCAGGGATCTCTGCTTCT AACTGAGCGTCAGTACCGAGACCTAGCCTACTGTATGTCCCAGCTGCCCCTCACAGAGCGAGGTCTCCATAAGATGCTAGACAACTTTGAGTGCTTTGGCGATAAGCTGTTAGATGAGTCTGTCTTCGGTGCTTTCTTGTCAATTGTGGGCAAACTTCGTCGCGGGGCCAAGCCTGAGGGCAAGGTGAGTGGTCCTGTTAGGTTCCGGGGCA AACTTTCAGCAGAGATGACGGAAGAAGAGACACCCAAGAGAACCACCCCCATCCGCAGAGCATCTGGGCAAAGACACAGGTCCTAG